The sequence GTTGAGTAACTTGTCTAGCCCCATACGATGCACCAGACGACGAGGGGTAAACAAAATAAACCGGTCTTGGGGCCAGCCGAGGATTTCACGAGCCTGTTGGCGAGAAAGCGTATTTTGAAACTGTTGAGTGTCTACCCCACCAGGGATGATGTGAATCTTTTCCCAAGGGATGCTGAACTCGCGATGCAAGATTTCACCGAAGGCTTTGCTGAGCACAATAAAGCGATCGCACCGACGATAAACCACGCCCTCTATCTGTTGCTTAAACCAGACACTCGCTTTACCAGCTCCTTCTGCTTGACTTTCAATGGCCCACGGTCCGTGAAAGCTGCAGGTTACCGGCACATCTTTGGGTAGATGAGGCAGTGTCGCCAGGCCATTTAAGGCAAAGTGAATATTGACCGCGTCAGGCTTAGACAAAGCTAGGCCCTTAGAAGCCTGATAACCAGATAGAAGACGGTGATGTAGCGATTGTGCTGGATCCGCTAAATTGTTGAACTCAATGGCTTTATCCCCGCTGTCTTTGGGCAGGCCTAAACCAAAAAGAGAAATTTTGGTATCTAACCGACTGAGCGTATAGATAAGTTCGTAAATATAGCGATCTAAGCCGCCTGGTGCGCTAGGAAACCAATTATTGCCAACAATAGAAATCAAAGGAAAATTTTCCATATAGTTTTTAGTTTAAAAATAAAACCCAGATCTAAAGTATAGCTAAAGCTTGCATAAACTAGACTTACTCCCATTTTCTCTTTTGCAGATTGCCATGCTCACATAATAAAAAACTGTGAACATAGCTCCAGAAATAAGTTGGCTGCCTAGGCCAGTATGCCAAAATCGAAAAGCATCATCACCCCAGTAAACCACTGAGTACGTCAAAAGAATAATTCTGGGAACGTTGATGACTAGAGCAATGACTACACCTAGCAGGATAAGTAGCCCTAACTTTCGGGGTCTAAGCCTGTAAAAAATCCCCATTACGAGACTTACCCCGGCTAGAATCATCGCCATACTAAATCCACTACAGCCATCGGCAATATCAACCCCCTTAGAACCGATCTGGATAACATTGCCTGCTACAATAGCAGGCTGTCCCATCAGGCTTAGCACTAAACCACTAATGCTAGCCATCAGCCGCTCAAGGGCATAGTTGGGAATTAACACCTTGCCAAGGGTATATCCCAAGTCAAGATACTTGGGTAAAAGTCCAAAGAAGATGAGCAGTATAGAAACCCAATAGTTGCGAATAAATTGATTGCCGAAAGTTGCCAATGAAACCCCAATCAGGGCAGTGCTCCAGGTAATTGCCTGTAGTGAATAGGATTCAAAAAAAATAAAATACATGACAACTGCTCCAATAATTAGAGCATAGCCGACGATTTGATCTTCACTGTCAGATTTGAGCATTAACAGCTCATTTTTTTGAGTAAAAAATTGATAAAGTCCTAAAGCAATAAAGCATACATTTAAAAAAACACTAGACGAACCCATGATTACTCGTTCGGTTATTAAATATATCCACAAAGGGATATAGGCCATGCCTGGAATGAGGCCAATAAAAATAACGCTATTATGCCAAGATCTAAAGGGAAATAATAGTAAATTCATTTCATATAGTATTTAACGGCTTTCTTGTTATCGCTGACGTGTTATCAGGTGTCAGCTGCTGATAAACAGCCAAGGTTTCCTGAACAAGGCGGTCAACTTTCAGCCACCCCAAATTCTTTTTAGCCTGTTGCTGCCAAAACTCTAGCTTTTTTTGATCACCTAACAAATCAGCAATGACCGTTGCCAGCGCATCTACGTTCTGAGCTTCAAATAGAATGCCTGCCTTGCCCCGCTCTACGACCTCAGGGATACCATCTACATTACTGGCAATTACAGCGCAACCTGCCTCGCGTGCCTCAGCGATCGCTAAACCAAAAGGCTCACGATGAGAAGCCAGCACAAATATGTCAGAGGAAAGTAAATATTTCTGAGGCTCTGGTTGAAAACCTTCAAAGTGAATACGGTGGGTAACCGATGTTTGATTGGCAGCGGCCTCTATTTGTGCTCGCCCGGAACCATCACCAACCAGATAAAGATGCGCTTTTGGAAATCGAGCGGCAATCTTTTCAAAGGCTTTGATCAGTTCAATGTGTCCTTTACGAATATGAAGACCGGCTACAGTAACAATCGCTGGACTATGAATGAGCAAGGGGCGACAGCTAGCTAAAGGCCGAAACCGAGGACTACCAATATTTGCATTTAGAACTACACAAAGTTTTTGTTTTGAAATGCCTCGCTGGTGCATCAATCGAGCCCCCGCTTTGCTGACAACAATTACTTTGTCGGCAAGCCCCATCAAAACAGCACTTTTTTGAAATTCATTATGAACTGTAGCTACTAAGCGGTATCTACCGAGGTTTTTTAGAAGCCATGCAGCGGTAACACTCACCATAGTATGAGAATGGACAATATCAGGTTGAAAATCCCGCATAGCGGCAATATACTGTTTAAGATATTGAATGTATTTCCCTAACTTAGAAGACTGATCTGCCTTGAAGTGTTGAACGCCATGTTGCCGCAATAACTTCTCATAATCGCCTCCCTTTGAGACGACACCCACCCTATGACCCAAATCTGCCTGTAGACAAGCCAAGTCAACAGCAACATTCACGCCGCCATTACCTGCCTCTCGCACATGCTCAACTAAATGTAAAATTTTCATGTCTGCTCCTTTAATCCTAAGAGAGCAATTGGGAAAAGGCTTTGTCTTGTAACTCAGTAAAAGCTGTCTCTAGATGCCCCTCTTGAGAACTGTTTTGAAGCAAAGCTACGTACCGCTCAACTACAGTGAAAAGCTCTTCATTCCCCAAGGTTCTGATCTTTTGACTACGCTGTTCAGTGGATAGTTTTTTGGATAGTTCTCGAGTAATGCGAAAAAGCCTTTGATAGGAATCACGACTTTCGCGGCAAGGAAATAATTTCTCAATGATATAAGCCGAATTTAACCAAGATGCCAAAAAGTAGCGAACATCGCTAGGTCGAGTCGTTTTACCCAAATCGTCATCATGATTAAGTTCAGCATCAATACGGCAAACTAATTTATGGTTTTGACCGATTCTGACTGACATGTCAACATCTTCATATAGACCGTAATTTTTGAAATTTTCATCGAAATACTGATCGCCGATCGCTGACTTGCGATAATTCATATTTGCGCCCCAAAGTCGATCAATTGGAATTAGTGGTAAAGACTTTAGCTCGGTGGATAAAGGCTTAAACAGCTGAGTTTTTGACTTGGGTACGTGGATTCTCTGAGCTAGATGACCAAAACGGTGCCGCAAAAAATTTCGTAGTACGCGGCTGTAACGCTGCTTCGGATTATCAAATTGCCCCATAGAAACGCCATTAACGCCTCCGATCAAGCCGTTAGCATCCTTCTCGAAAACATCAATGATTTTGTCAACATAAGTTGGGGTGACAAAGGCGTCATCATCAACAAAACATACGATATCTGTTTTGATTCGTGCTAGACCCAAATTCCTTTGTAATGTTAATCCGGGTGAAGACGTAACCACATAGTTGCTGCTTGAGTCCGAAAACAAAGATTGATAAGACTCCACTAAGGTGTCTCTATAGGTCTCAGCGTTTGCTGTGGCATCTATTACCAAGAATTGATCTGGTTTTCGGTTAGATCTTTGCCAATGAGCCAAAGACTGTTCGAGAATAGATTTGCGGTTGTAGGTGCAAACTACAACTCCAAAGCTCAGGTTTGATGAAGTCATCAAAATTCTTCTCCAAAAATCAGTTCTTGACTATAAGATTACAGGATACGGAAAATCTGTATAAACTTAACCATCCTTAGGGTAGGTATTTCGTATTTATGAAAAGGGTCTATTTCGCATATTTCCTGTGTGAATTGATTCAAAACTATGTAGCCATAGGCCTACTTGATTTGAGAAGGTTTTGGGTGGCGACACTTGATTAAGTGATGTCATTCTGAACGATGGGAAAAGAGAATTTCGTGAGGGGTGGGAGACCTTAATCTGCGCCATCACCCTAGATAAAGGACAACAAGCTTATTCGGGAAAAATGGTTGAATTTACACAGGTTTAACTACAACTTAATTGACTGCTCAAATTTCTACTTATGAATAACTTTTTGGCAACTATTTTTGCTAAGTTAGAGATTTGATATAATCCAGGTATTCCAAAGCAATTTTCTCACAGCTAAACTCTTGAGCTTTTTTTTGTAGCAACTCAGAGTCAAGTGGATTGTCAAGAGTTTCTACGATAGCCTCCGCTAAAGCATTTGGTGATTCTACGGGGACTAACTGACCATAACGACCATTTTCCAGAATCTCAGCAGGACCATCCGGGCAGTTTGTAGATACTACCGGTGTACCTGTAGCCATTGCTTCGACTAAGACATTGCCAAACCCTTCATACCGAGATGACAAAACAAAAACCTTAGCCTTAGCCATATAGGCGTAGGGATTTTCAGCAAAACCCGGTAGTGAAGCATCATCTTCAAGCTGCAACTCTCGAATTAGTTTTTCTAGATCAGAACGTTCATATCCCTCACCTCCAATAATAACTAGGCGACAGGGCCGCTGTTGTCTGACCACTGCAAAAGCTCGGATTAAGGTTGAAAAATCTTTTTGGTACATTAATCGTCCCGCCCCTAAAATGACTGGAGCTTCTGACGCTTGAAACCAGAGGTGATCGACAGGTTCTTGAGCTTTAAGATTTAGGTCGTCAGTAACCACAGGATTGTAGATCACCTTAATAGTTTCAAGAGGGACCTGAGCCATCGTTGAGACATCTTCGGCTACCCCCTTCGATACCGCAATGATGCCGTCAGACCATGGATAGAGACGACGCACAAATACAGGCTTTATATGTTTGCCGAGGCCTGAAATTTTACCAAATTCGTTGGAGAGGTTAGAGTGAACGACCTGAATAATCTTAGTAGAACAGCGCGATAAGGCGCGTGCTGCATTAGCAATACCTACATAATCCACGTTCGCTACCATTACCTCGGGGTTGTCGCGTTCTAGATAAGCTTTGAGCTTGTATAGCTTTTTGAGGTAAACAGTTCGACTCAACGGCGTTTCGAGATCAATAACTCTTACGCCCTTAGGCACTGTTGACATGAATTTTTGATGTCTACCGCTCGTATCTGGGACGACTACATCGACTTGAATCCCCCAATCGACAAAAACTTTGGCCAAGTTTAAAACAACTCGCTCACCTCCCGCTCCAATTAAGGGGGGAAGAAAGAAGCTAATTCTTCCGTCAAATTTCATGGCGATGTCTCCTTAGGATTGTGAAATCAATTTTTCTTTTTGGGGAGAGCGGTAGGGTGAAAATTGGTGATAGTTTACTGCGGCTAAGCTGAGGCCCAAAAATCCCCAAAGCACAAAACCGAAAACATTGGTGAAAATTTGATTGAAGGCAAGTTGTGCAAAGATACCTAAAGCTACTGCCCTGGCTGCACTGCCAAAGGCGTCTGATCTAAGCTGCTTTATGCTAAATGATTTA is a genomic window of Nodosilinea sp. E11 containing:
- a CDS encoding glycosyltransferase family 4 protein gives rise to the protein MENFPLISIVGNNWFPSAPGGLDRYIYELIYTLSRLDTKISLFGLGLPKDSGDKAIEFNNLADPAQSLHHRLLSGYQASKGLALSKPDAVNIHFALNGLATLPHLPKDVPVTCSFHGPWAIESQAEGAGKASVWFKQQIEGVVYRRCDRFIVLSKAFGEILHREFSIPWEKIHIIPGGVDTQQFQNTLSRQQAREILGWPQDRFILFTPRRLVHRMGLDKLLNAIAGLKTQKSDLWLAIAGKGPLRESLERQATELGLSDQVKFLGFLPDKQLPIAYQAADLTVMPSQTLEGFGLVLLESLSSGTPALCTPVGGMPDVISGFSPELITQSPSSEALTIALESILNQTIPLPSRADCRRYAATQFNWPDIAQQVKQVLLS
- the crtC gene encoding cyanoexosortase C — protein: MNLLLFPFRSWHNSVIFIGLIPGMAYIPLWIYLITERVIMGSSSVFLNVCFIALGLYQFFTQKNELLMLKSDSEDQIVGYALIIGAVVMYFIFFESYSLQAITWSTALIGVSLATFGNQFIRNYWVSILLIFFGLLPKYLDLGYTLGKVLIPNYALERLMASISGLVLSLMGQPAIVAGNVIQIGSKGVDIADGCSGFSMAMILAGVSLVMGIFYRLRPRKLGLLILLGVVIALVINVPRIILLTYSVVYWGDDAFRFWHTGLGSQLISGAMFTVFYYVSMAICKRENGSKSSLCKL
- a CDS encoding glycosyltransferase family 4 protein, translating into MKILHLVEHVREAGNGGVNVAVDLACLQADLGHRVGVVSKGGDYEKLLRQHGVQHFKADQSSKLGKYIQYLKQYIAAMRDFQPDIVHSHTMVSVTAAWLLKNLGRYRLVATVHNEFQKSAVLMGLADKVIVVSKAGARLMHQRGISKQKLCVVLNANIGSPRFRPLASCRPLLIHSPAIVTVAGLHIRKGHIELIKAFEKIAARFPKAHLYLVGDGSGRAQIEAAANQTSVTHRIHFEGFQPEPQKYLLSSDIFVLASHREPFGLAIAEAREAGCAVIASNVDGIPEVVERGKAGILFEAQNVDALATVIADLLGDQKKLEFWQQQAKKNLGWLKVDRLVQETLAVYQQLTPDNTSAITRKPLNTI
- a CDS encoding glycosyltransferase family A protein produces the protein MTSSNLSFGVVVCTYNRKSILEQSLAHWQRSNRKPDQFLVIDATANAETYRDTLVESYQSLFSDSSSNYVVTSSPGLTLQRNLGLARIKTDIVCFVDDDAFVTPTYVDKIIDVFEKDANGLIGGVNGVSMGQFDNPKQRYSRVLRNFLRHRFGHLAQRIHVPKSKTQLFKPLSTELKSLPLIPIDRLWGANMNYRKSAIGDQYFDENFKNYGLYEDVDMSVRIGQNHKLVCRIDAELNHDDDLGKTTRPSDVRYFLASWLNSAYIIEKLFPCRESRDSYQRLFRITRELSKKLSTEQRSQKIRTLGNEELFTVVERYVALLQNSSQEGHLETAFTELQDKAFSQLLS
- a CDS encoding glycosyltransferase encodes the protein MKFDGRISFFLPPLIGAGGERVVLNLAKVFVDWGIQVDVVVPDTSGRHQKFMSTVPKGVRVIDLETPLSRTVYLKKLYKLKAYLERDNPEVMVANVDYVGIANAARALSRCSTKIIQVVHSNLSNEFGKISGLGKHIKPVFVRRLYPWSDGIIAVSKGVAEDVSTMAQVPLETIKVIYNPVVTDDLNLKAQEPVDHLWFQASEAPVILGAGRLMYQKDFSTLIRAFAVVRQQRPCRLVIIGGEGYERSDLEKLIRELQLEDDASLPGFAENPYAYMAKAKVFVLSSRYEGFGNVLVEAMATGTPVVSTNCPDGPAEILENGRYGQLVPVESPNALAEAIVETLDNPLDSELLQKKAQEFSCEKIALEYLDYIKSLT